The following coding sequences lie in one Xiphias gladius isolate SHS-SW01 ecotype Sanya breed wild chromosome 24, ASM1685928v1, whole genome shotgun sequence genomic window:
- the rnf115b gene encoding E3 ubiquitin-protein ligase RNF115, translated as MAEAAEEPRHRFFCHCCKCETDPKLPDFVCPRCDSGFIEEVTEDSSLLQGSTSVASEDSNSLLSDLWQLLFMERSALLSHPPSAESHQDDSEQVSAGQSRPSPVSPGAAEARGPESSSQPEQERSSRPEQRPAVEGIVQQFLAGLFANNGNPGAAPAALSSMLQLYSNPGDYAWGQGGLDAVITELLGQLESTGPPPAEKEMISSLPTVCISQEQTDCRLECPVCREEYSLGESVRKLPCLHYFHSHCIVPWLELHDTCPVCRKSLDGVDNSLPSTSQPPEARSIRTEQQERQAI; from the exons ATGGCGGAGGCTGCGGAGGAACCGCGACACCGGTTCTTCTGTCACTGCTGTAAATGTGAAACGGACCCCAAACTCCCG GATTTCGTCTGCCCCAGATGTGACTCTGGCTTCATTGAGGAGGTGACAGAGGACTCCAG TCTCCTGCAGGGCAGCACATCAGTGGCCAGTGAAGATTCAAACTCGTTGTTATCAGAT TTATGGCAGCTGCTGTTCATGGAACGCTCTGCCCTGCTGTCGCATCCGCCCTCCGCAGAGTCCCACCAAGATGACAGCGAGCAGGTATCTGCAGGTCAGAGCCGTCCTTCTCCGGTGTCACCGGGTGCTGCAGAGGCCCGAGGGCCAGAGTCTTCTTCCCAGCCCGAACAAGAGAGATCATCCAGGCCTGAACAAAGGCCTGCAGTGGAAGG GATCGTGCAGCAGTTCTTGGCCGGCCTGTTCGCCAACAACGGAAACCCCGGTGCTGCACCAGCTGCATT ATCCAGCATGCTACAGTTGTACTCAAACCCAGGAGACTATGCATGGGGTCAGGGAGGTCTGGATGCTGTTATCACAGAG TTGTTAGGACAGTTGGAGAGCACAGGTCCACCCCCTGCAGAAAAGGAGATGATCTCATCGCTGCCAACAGTTTGCATCTCTCAGGAACAGACAG ACTGCAGACTGGAGTGTCCAGTTTGTAGGGAGGAGTATTCATTAGGGGAATCTGTCAGGAAGCTACCCTGCCTCCATTACTTCCACAGTCACTGTATAGTGCCTTGGCTAGAGCTG CATGATACCTGCCCAGTGTGCCGCAAAAGCCTTGACGGTGTCGACAACAGCCTCCCGTCCACGTCCCAACCCCCGGAAGCCCGCTCCATCAGGACAGAGCAACAAGAGAGGCAGGCGATCTGA